DNA from Ignavibacteriales bacterium:
GTGCAATCCGGATACTTCCGGCTCGTCAATTTCAATTGTCGATTCCTTTGCCGCGACCGATTCCTTCCGAAAGTTGTACACATCGATCACATAAAATATTATCAGGATCATTCCTATCGTCAATATCCAGATAGAAGAAACACGGGTGATTATCCAGAAAAAAGGAACACCTTTGAGAAATCCGAGAAACAATGGAGGATCGCCGATCGGTGTTAACGCACCGCCAATGTTGCTAACAAGGAAAATAAAAAAAACAACATGATAACCCTTAATGCGGTACTTATTCATCCGAATAAATGGGCGAATCAACAGCATCGACGCACCGGTTGTACCAAGAATATTTGCAATAACTGCACCGGTGGCAAGCAATGCGACATTTCCTCTCGGCGTTGACTTTCCGCGTATTCGAAGATGGACTCCACCTGACACGACAAACAATGATCCGATCAGCGAGATAAAACTTATATATTCATACGATGTTAGAAAAAGACGCGGAGTATTGTGAAGCGAAAATGAGTAATAGAAAACGACAACGAATCCCAGAGTGAACGCAACTAGCGGATAATTCTTTTCCCACCAATTCCTGTCGATAAACGGCATGATCGCAATTGATAGGAGCAATAGAAGGAACGGTGCTATATACCACGCATTTACAGGTATTACTTCTACAGCCATCAGATAAGAGCCGAAGAAATTATACAACGCCATCACAACGACAGCGATAACGGCAAATTTCCAGACAATATTTTTAGTTTGTGATTTCAATTATTTTTCAGATTGAAGCTGTAATGAACCGATGAATCGTACCTGCGATCCACGTTTCACGCTTTCCATCTGCTCGACCGTTTGTTTCACTAATGGAGCAGATTTGCTGAGGAAAGGCTTCGGATAAACACCAATCCATACGATGAAGAGTACAATCGGAACGAGCACAGCGATTTCTCGTTTTGTCAAATCGATAAGATGATGTCCGCCATAAAGACCATCTTGATGCGCAGGTCCAAACATGACACGCTGATACATCCACAGCATATAGACAGCTGAGAAGATAATGCCAAGACCGGCGACCGCAGTAAAGATTCGATTATCTATCAACGTTGATT
Protein-coding regions in this window:
- a CDS encoding sodium:proton antiporter yields the protein MKSQTKNIVWKFAVIAVVVMALYNFFGSYLMAVEVIPVNAWYIAPFLLLLLSIAIMPFIDRNWWEKNYPLVAFTLGFVVVFYYSFSLHNTPRLFLTSYEYISFISLIGSLFVVSGGVHLRIRGKSTPRGNVALLATGAVIANILGTTGASMLLIRPFIRMNKYRIKGYHVVFFIFLVSNIGGALTPIGDPPLFLGFLKGVPFFWIITRVSSIWILTIGMILIIFYVIDVYNFRKESVAAKESTIEIDEPEVSGLHNIVFLLIIIAAVFIESPAPLMLREVLMWSAALASFLTTKEEIHQKNDFNFVPLKEVAILFAGIFATMLPALDWLELNAVSIGIVTPGQYFWGSGILSSVLDNAPTYLNFLTAAFGLHGANVDNVQHMNLMLGLTTPSAAGLPNPLQASALEITSQSWRYVQAISIGAVFFGANTYIGNGPNFMVKSIAEQSGVQCPSFFGYIAKYSLPILFPIFACIWYLFFRI